One window of Myripristis murdjan chromosome 8, fMyrMur1.1, whole genome shotgun sequence genomic DNA carries:
- the snx8a gene encoding sorting nexin-8a, with protein sequence MAGEITEGSVPPYYREVYEAIRCRTDERVQVEVFQRLLQRTDLNKAVVDQISEHVDCADGSLSKLSLYKALALIALAQQGKQPSPKLLENCIQELPKPQLGEPKDLCSLRMQPAQEDALTVSQTLDKLLAKDTVQVELIPEKKGLFLKHVEYQVTSQHFKISVYRRYSDFDVFHELLLQRFAYRMVPALPPKRMLKGVLTSVSEREFIEGRRRALCRFINLVARHPFFSADELVKTFLTFNGSDVQTKMRDAHKKMGDEFMTNRLATQAKEYLPTDIQVQFSTSRELIRNIHNSFHKLRDRAEKMAERSKENAADLLMFGRELSTLGSDTLPIPSLASSQGAWGTLRQSLKGLSVEFAVLSDKAAQQGRREEDDVVEKLNLFLDLLQSYRDLCERHEKGVLHEHQRALQKYSMMKRQMMSATVQPKEPASVEQLESRIVQQENAIQTMELRNYFSLFCLHQETQLIFAYLPITSHILGAFVKSQVQGHKEMGAVWNDLQPKLGCLFGGNNGTQPSI encoded by the exons ATGGCAGGAGAGATCACTGAAG GTTCAGTTCCCCCATACTACAGGGAAGTATATGAGGCCATCCGCTGCAGGACAGATGAGCGAGTGCAGGTTGAGGTGTTCCAGCGGCTGCTTCAAAGGACTGATCTGAACAAGGCTGTTGTAGACCAG ATTTCTGAGCATGTTGACTGCGCAGATGGATCCCTGAGCAAGTTGTCCCTCTATAAAGCACTGGCTTTGATTGCTCTTGCTCAGCAGGGAAAGCAACCAAGCCCCAAACTTTTGGAGAATTGCATACAGG AGTTACCGAAGCCCCAGCTCGGTGAGCCGAAGGACTTGTGTTCGTTAAGGATGCAGCCGGCTCAGGAGGACGCGCTGACAGTGTCCCAGACCCTGGACAAGCTGCTGGCCAAGGACACAGTCCAGGTGGAGCTCATACCTGAGAAGAAGGGCCTGTTCCTCAAACATGTGGAGTACCAAGTCACCAGCCAG catttcaaGATATCAGTTTATAGAAGATACAGTGATTTTGATGTCTTCCATGAGCTTTTACTGCAGAGATTTGCCTACAGAATGGTGCCGGCATTGCCACCTAAAAGAATGTTAAAAGGAG TCCTGACCTCCGTCTCAGAACGCGAGTTCATTGAAGGAAGGCGACGCGCTCTTTGCAGATTTATTAATTTGGTGGCACGGCACCCCTTCTTCTCCGCAGATGAGCTGGTCAAGACCTTCCTAACCTTCAATGGCTCT GATGTGCAGACGAAAATGCGTGATGCTCACAAGAAAATGGGTGACGAGTTCATGACCAACAGACTTGCAACCCAGGCAAAG GAGTATCTCCCCACCGACATTCAGGTCCAGTTCTCCACAAGCAGGGAGCTCATTAGAAATATCCACAACAGCTTCCACAAGCTGCGGGACAGAGCCGAGAAAATGGCAGAGCGCTCGAAGGAGAACGCAGCTGATCTCCTCATGTTTGGCAGAGAGCTCAG TACGCTGGGCTCAGATACTTTGCCCATTCCTTCCTTGGCCTCTTCACAAGGCGCCTGGGGGACGCTGCGCCAGTCGCTCAAAGGTCTGTCTGTGGAGTTTGCTGTGCTGTCTGACAAAGCCGCTCAACAG GGCAGAAGGGAGGAGGATGACGTGGTGGAAAAACTGAATCTTTTCCTGGATTTGTTGCAGTCCTACAGA GATCTGTGTGAGCGGCATGAGAAGGGCGTGCTCCACGAGCATCAGAGAGCTCTGCAGAAGTACAGCATGATGAAGAGGCAGATGATGAGCGCCACGGTGCAGCCGAAAGAGCCAGCGTCTGTGGAGCAGCTGGAGTCGCGCATCGTTCAG CAAGAAAATGCAATTCAGACCATGGAGCTGCGGAACTACTTCTCTCTGTTCTGCCTTCATCAAGAGACACAGCTTATCTTTGCCTACCTCCCTATCACATCTCATATTCTGGGGGCTTTTGTTAAATCCCAGGTCCAAGGACACAAAGAG ATGGGTGCAGTGTGGAACGATCTCCAACCAAAACTTGGATGTCTCTTTGGTGGCAATAATGGAACGCAGCCCTCCATCTAA
- the nudt1 gene encoding oxidized purine nucleoside triphosphate hydrolase yields the protein MLSSKLLTLVLVVRPGRVLLGMKKRGFGVGKWNGFGGKVQPGESIEDAARRELLEESGLTVDALEKIGNIKFEFVGETELLDVHIFRVDTYNGEPTESDEMRPQWFECDKIPFSQMWADDIMWFPLMLQKKKFRGYFKFQGHDVILSHELEEVEEL from the exons ATGCTGAGCTCCAAGCTGCTGACCCTGGTGCTGGTGGTCCGGCCGGGCAGGGTGCTGCTGGGCATGAAGAAGAGAGGCTTTGGAGTCGGGAAATGGAATGGCTTCGGGGGCAAAGTTCAGCCTGGAGAAAGCATTGAAGATGCTGCAAGGAG agAGCTGCTAGAAGAAAGCGGCCTCACCGTGGATGCCCTTGAGAAGATCGGCAATATAAAGTTTGAATTTGTCGGAGAGACGGAGCTGCTTGATGTCCATATTTTCCGAGTTGACACTTACAACGGCGAGCCCACAGAATCAGATG agatGAGGCCTCAGTGGTTTGAGTGTGACAAAATACCCTTCAGTCAAATGTGGGCAGATGACATCATGTGGTTTCCTCTGATGCTTCAGAAGAAGAAATTCAGAGGCTATTTCAAGTTCCAGGGCCATGACGTGATCCTCAGCCAcgagctggaggaggtggaggagctcTGA
- the mrm2 gene encoding rRNA methyltransferase 2, mitochondrial, translating to MWGVCVQRRCVHSSLSLLKKTPIRLKGRSPAEQRWLQRQISDPFVKAAHVHSFRCRSAFKLLEIDDKHKILQPGLSVVDCGAAPGAWSQVALQRVNAAGADPELRRGTVIGIDLLNIAPLDGVQFLSNHDITDPATHARLLDLLPNGEAHVILSDMAPNASGYKDMDHEKLINMCLTLLDLAEKILQPGGALVCKYWDGILAHKLQEKLSSVFGSVKILKPKASRKDSAELYFLARMYKKPIK from the exons atgtggggtgtgtgtgtacagaggaGGTGTGTGCACTCCTCCCTGAGCCTCCTGAAGAAAACTCCTATCAGGCTGAAGGGCAGGAGCCCGGCGGAGCAGCGCTGGCTGCAGCGGCAGATCAGCGACCCGTTCGTCAAAGCGGCTCACGTCCACAGTTTTCGGTGCAGAAGCGCCTTCAAGCTGCTGGAGATCGACGACAAACACAAGATCCTGCAGCCCGGACTGAGCGTGGTGGACTGCGGAGCCGCGCCGGGCGCCTGGAGCCAGGTCGCCCTGCAGAGGGTCAACGCAGCCGGGGCAG ATCCAGAATTGCGCCGTGGTACAGTCATTGGGATCGACCTGCTCAATATAGCGCCTCTCGATGGCGTCCAGTTCCTGTCCAACCATGACATCACTGACCCCGCGACACACGCCCGGCTGCTGGATCTGCTCCCGAACGGCGAAGCGCACGTCATCCTGAGTGACATGGCGCCCAACGCCAGCGGTTACAAAGACATGGACCATGAGAAACTCATCAATATGTGTCTCACTCTACTGGACTTGGCTGAGAAGATTTTACAGCCAGGGGGCGCTCTGGTTTGTAAATACTGGGACGGGATCCTTGCACATAAACTCCAGGAGAAGCTGTCCAGTGTCTTTGGCAGTGTCAAGATTTTAAAGCCAAAAGCCAGCAGAAAGGACTCGGCTGAGCTGTATTTTCTTGCTAGAATgtataaaaagccaataaaatgA